In one Actinomycetota bacterium genomic region, the following are encoded:
- a CDS encoding efflux RND transporter periplasmic adaptor subunit, whose product MQKHLKILSLLLFLLMAIPLSGCAGQANAQSSVTFQPVTTITLGTSIESSGTLSAGQLTTLAWGTNGVIEMVNVKPGSQVKKGEVLASLRIDSVPASILQARADLASAEETLDSLQDNALVLTQAKLDVVTAEQTLADAEKTFASLDYPRASDALILNTEAQIRQAEQSVARASDHYRTVQNLSDGDSPKTEAMLALTNAQLSLNSLKANLNWYTGKPAQSDYDSARLNVEKAKIQLAEAQKEVERLQSGKPSTELAQAEASVAGAREQANAMYILAPFDGEVIVLYAQPGEVVQNSATAMGLVDYSTLKVELSIDESEITQVKVGDPAEISIDSLPGLMLTGKVTLIDPIGQTVSGLVKYTAIVSVERPETAILFGATANVIVTTGEPRALLAVPVGAILSDSDGEYILRVGADGLTQRVDVETGDLAGSLVTLVKSGGLKEGDQVQVGGSSGTNQDQQRNPGGMMPFGG is encoded by the coding sequence ATGCAAAAACACCTGAAGATATTATCACTCCTGCTCTTTCTCTTGATGGCGATACCGCTGTCAGGATGCGCCGGGCAGGCCAATGCCCAGTCCAGTGTAACGTTCCAGCCGGTTACGACCATCACGCTTGGCACGAGCATCGAATCGAGCGGCACGCTCAGCGCCGGGCAGTTGACCACCCTGGCGTGGGGAACCAACGGCGTCATCGAGATGGTCAACGTGAAGCCGGGCAGCCAGGTCAAAAAAGGCGAGGTACTGGCAAGCCTGCGGATCGATTCCGTCCCCGCCAGCATCCTCCAGGCGCGCGCCGATCTCGCTTCTGCCGAGGAAACTCTGGACAGCCTGCAAGACAATGCCCTGGTCCTGACCCAGGCAAAATTGGACGTGGTCACCGCCGAACAAACCCTGGCCGATGCCGAAAAGACCTTCGCTTCGCTCGATTATCCGCGCGCTTCAGATGCGCTTATCTTGAATACCGAGGCCCAAATCCGGCAGGCAGAACAAAGCGTGGCGCGCGCCTCTGACCATTATCGGACGGTTCAAAATTTGTCGGATGGCGACTCGCCCAAGACCGAAGCCATGCTGGCCCTGACCAACGCCCAACTCAGCCTGAACAGTCTAAAGGCCAACCTCAACTGGTACACCGGCAAACCCGCCCAGAGCGACTATGATTCGGCCCGCTTGAACGTGGAAAAGGCCAAAATTCAGCTGGCGGAAGCCCAGAAAGAAGTGGAACGCCTGCAAAGTGGAAAGCCTTCCACCGAATTGGCGCAGGCCGAGGCCAGCGTGGCTGGCGCGCGCGAGCAAGCCAATGCGATGTATATCCTCGCACCCTTCGATGGCGAAGTGATTGTGCTGTATGCCCAACCGGGAGAGGTCGTCCAAAATAGCGCAACCGCTATGGGACTGGTAGATTACAGTACCCTGAAAGTGGAGCTCTCCATTGACGAATCCGAAATCACCCAGGTCAAAGTGGGCGACCCGGCGGAAATCAGCATCGATTCGCTCCCCGGCCTGATGCTGACTGGCAAAGTGACCCTGATTGACCCGATTGGGCAAACCGTCAGCGGACTGGTCAAATATACCGCTATCGTTTCAGTCGAGCGGCCCGAAACGGCCATCCTGTTCGGCGCAACCGCCAATGTGATCGTGACCACCGGCGAGCCACGCGCTCTGCTGGCCGTGCCGGTCGGCGCGATATTAAGTGATTCGGATGGTGAATATATCTTGCGGGTTGGCGCAGATGGACTGACGCAGCGGGTGGATGTGGAAACCGGCGACCTGGCCGGGAGCCTGGTCACGCTGGTGAAGAGCGGCGGACTGAAAGAAGGCGACCAGGTGCAGGTCGGCGGCTCGTCTGGCACCAATCAAGATCAACAGCGCAACCCGGGCGGAATGATGCCCTTCGGAGGCTGA
- a CDS encoding HAMP domain-containing protein, which translates to MSIRLRFTLLYSVILAVILLFIGLAIYGILSSVTYLALQDDLRRSSFGLGEAILSANSLNVQIPLVTDRPPRSFSDFPEDRPFRDLREREIVRILDPHGNLLASPQGRVEDALPLDANGLSQLQNGHEWWQTATVNDQTTLIYNRPLTQNGQTLYILQLARSLEERNRSLRFFGLSFGGLSLFIIVTALGVGWLFSGALLRPIAQITQTAQTIGQERNFSHRVRYRGPRDEVGKLAATFNDMLAQLQDAYEKVAHSLEMQRNFVADVSHELRTPLTTLRGNLGLLRRQPPIPAEERDDILSDMTDESDRLIRLVNDLLVLARSDAGRSLVKEPVAILPVLEETCRQARALDPARDIRLEAEDLSIMGDRDAFKQVLLIGLDNALKHSDSPVLVTAYRNGNQAEIRVQDFGPGIPPETLEHVFDRFYRGEDSLTLPGFGLGLSIAKSLTESIGGTILMESEAGMGSTLMLSFFLKED; encoded by the coding sequence ATGTCCATCCGCTTGCGTTTCACCCTGCTTTACAGCGTCATCCTGGCCGTCATCCTCTTGTTCATTGGCTTGGCAATTTATGGCATTCTCTCGAGCGTCACCTATCTGGCCCTGCAAGATGACCTGCGCCGCTCCAGTTTTGGGCTGGGCGAGGCGATTTTAAGCGCCAACAGCCTGAACGTGCAAATCCCCCTCGTCACAGACCGCCCACCGCGCTCCTTCTCCGACTTCCCCGAAGACCGTCCCTTCCGCGACTTGCGCGAGCGCGAAATTGTCCGCATTCTCGACCCGCATGGCAATCTGCTCGCCAGCCCGCAAGGCCGCGTCGAAGACGCCCTGCCGCTTGATGCCAACGGACTGAGCCAACTGCAAAACGGGCACGAGTGGTGGCAAACCGCAACGGTCAACGACCAGACCACGCTCATTTACAACCGCCCGCTCACGCAAAACGGGCAAACGCTTTACATTTTGCAACTGGCGCGTTCATTGGAAGAGCGCAACCGCTCCCTGCGCTTCTTTGGTCTGTCATTTGGCGGGCTAAGTCTGTTCATCATCGTCACCGCCTTGGGGGTGGGCTGGCTGTTTTCGGGCGCGCTTCTGCGCCCCATCGCGCAGATTACCCAAACAGCGCAAACCATCGGCCAGGAGCGCAATTTCAGCCACCGCGTGCGATATCGCGGCCCGCGGGATGAAGTGGGCAAATTGGCCGCCACCTTCAACGACATGCTGGCGCAGTTGCAGGATGCTTACGAGAAAGTCGCCCATTCGCTCGAAATGCAGCGCAATTTCGTGGCCGATGTCTCACACGAACTGCGCACCCCGCTGACCACCCTGCGCGGCAACCTGGGCCTTTTGCGCCGCCAGCCACCCATCCCGGCTGAGGAGCGGGACGACATTCTGTCGGATATGACCGACGAGAGTGACCGGTTGATAAGACTGGTCAATGACCTGCTGGTGCTGGCCCGCTCTGATGCCGGACGCAGCCTGGTCAAGGAGCCGGTCGCCATCCTGCCAGTGCTGGAGGAAACCTGCCGCCAGGCGCGCGCCCTCGACCCGGCGCGTGACATTCGCCTAGAGGCCGAAGATTTGTCAATTATGGGAGACCGGGACGCTTTTAAGCAGGTTCTGCTCATCGGACTGGATAACGCCCTGAAACATTCCGACAGCCCGGTGCTGGTCACAGCATATCGCAACGGAAACCAGGCCGAAATCCGCGTGCAAGACTTTGGGCCTGGCATTCCGCCCGAAACCCTGGAACACGTCTTCGACCGCTTCTATCGCGGCGAGGATAGCCTGACCCT
- a CDS encoding response regulator transcription factor produces the protein MPAVLIVDDDLKLLKMLQRTLVYENLTVLTASNGEEALIVIDEKSPDLLIADWMMPKMDGLTLLRQLRAEKNKILVLMLTARDAIENRVDGLESGADDYLVKPFAPAELVARVHALLRRVEAKPEAQILEYTDLRLDPSTREARRGGLNLSLTLTEFNLLHLLLRHPRQVLERAQILREIWGYDFGGDDNVLEIYIGYLRKKLEADGLPRLIQTVRGVGYVLREE, from the coding sequence ATGCCCGCTGTCCTCATCGTCGATGACGACCTGAAATTGCTCAAAATGCTCCAGCGCACGCTGGTCTATGAAAACCTGACCGTCCTGACCGCCAGCAATGGCGAGGAGGCCCTGATTGTCATCGACGAAAAATCCCCCGACCTTTTGATTGCCGACTGGATGATGCCCAAGATGGACGGGCTAACCCTGCTCCGGCAGTTGCGCGCCGAGAAGAACAAAATCCTGGTGCTGATGCTGACCGCCCGGGATGCCATCGAGAACCGCGTCGACGGCCTCGAAAGCGGCGCGGACGATTACCTGGTCAAGCCCTTCGCCCCGGCAGAACTGGTGGCGCGCGTGCATGCCCTGCTGCGGCGCGTCGAAGCTAAACCCGAGGCGCAAATCTTGGAATACACCGACCTGCGCCTCGACCCGTCCACCCGCGAAGCTCGGCGCGGCGGTCTGAACCTTTCACTGACGCTGACCGAGTTCAACCTGCTGCACCTGCTCCTGCGCCATCCGCGCCAAGTGCTGGAGCGCGCTCAAATCCTGCGCGAGATCTGGGGATATGACTTCGGCGGCGACGATAATGTACTCGAAATCTACATCGGCTACCTGCGCAAAAAACTGGAAGCCGACGGCCTTCCCCGTCTCATTCAGACTGTGCGCGGTGTGGGGTATGTCCTGAGGGAAGAGTAA